In the genome of Hydractinia symbiolongicarpus strain clone_291-10 chromosome 5, HSymV2.1, whole genome shotgun sequence, one region contains:
- the LOC130645716 gene encoding leishmanolysin-like peptidase, with product MIILTWLWVLVYIDITESKHWIPGQAEVVHNVHVGHHHEIANLPITQKLRFKVVYDASVNLLSYDKQRLVKTDLIPAAIRYFHQTFLVRTTEEPIKLQRMCQGNSYFLKDEDGIGPGHVQYCKLNCQRTICGPVTVPERFLDDCRTCNEHGNKCKTYVNEKIAAEKFRKSDFMLFVSSIQTDHCKESNIVAYASYCQQEHALNRPVAGFANLCPSKLESNPQAFESLLSTVKHEIFHALGFSVGLFAFYRNESGYPLTKRLKNGLPQYNTFNNLYQWSNNIVKSVVRKGWSISGGAIDHEVQMIVTPNVQREVRKHFNCSDLEGAELENQGGEGTALTHWEKRVFENEAMTGTYTQHPVFSRISLALMEDTGWYKAKYEMAEELDWGKNLGCLFVKNNCRAWIADQIENQKSTAPFCATLKQSPLHMRCTHTKLSLALCNLVKYTSNLPKEFRYFDRLGQIPVKDIYTYGGAVELADFCPFYQKFTLTEEDGRKRGTTCTVAENAPTKDKNYALETYTLGAKCIQHGRHWTAKKGLLTRTMLDWGSGCYKYECTTDGLRIIIGDKKYVCKQQGKKIEVEGSMNGWAVNGSLVCPKCRDFCLDKRFCVGFINDNSPLANFETLDGKKSSSQYIIPSFAYVVLCFYLLFLFI from the coding sequence ATGATCATTCTTACTTGGCTGTGGGTATTAGTTTACATCGACATTACAGAAAGTAAACATTGGATTCCAGGACAAGCTGAAGTAGTACATAATGTCCACGTTGGCCATCATCATGAAATAGCCAACCTACCAATTACGCAAAAGTTACGATTTAAAGTTGTATATGATGCTAGTGTGAATCTTTTGTCATACGATAAGCAGCGTTTGGTTAAAACAGATCTCATTCCAGCAGCTATACGTTATTTTCATCAAACATTCTTAGTTCGAACGACTGAAGAACCTATCAAGTTGCAAAGAATGTGTCAAGGTAAttcctattttttaaaagacgaGGATGGAATTGGACCAGGTCATGTTCAATATTGCAAATTGAATTGTCAAAGAACTATTTGCGGACCGGTTACTGTACCAGAGAGGTTTTTAGATGACTGCAGAACATGCAATGAACATGGAAACAAATGCAAGACTTACGTTAATGAGAAAATTGCTGcagaaaaatttcgaaaatcaGATTTTATGCTTTTTGTTTCTTCCATTCAAACAGATCACTGTAAGGAATCAAATATTGTTGCATATGCATCGTATTGTCAGCAGGAACATGCACTAAATCGGCCTGTCGCTGGTTTTGCTAACCTATGTCCAAGCAAACTGGAGTCAAATCCACAGGCGTTCGAAAGCTTATTATCTACAGTCAAACATGAAATATTCCATGCTTTAGGTTTTAGTGTTGGTTTATTTGCATTCTATCGAAACGAAAGCGGCTACCCTTTAACAAAGCGGTTGAAAAACGGTTTGCCACAATATAATACCTTTAATAATTTATATCAATGGAGTAATAACATAGTGAAGTCTGTTGTCAGAAAAGGGTGGAGCATTTCAGGAGGTGCTATTGATCACGAAGTTCAAATGATTGTCACACCAAATGTGCAAAGAGAAGTTAGAAAACATTTCAACTGTAGTGACTTAGAAggtgctgagttagaaaatcaaggTGGAGAAGGGACTGCTTTAACGCATTGGGAAAAACGAGTTTTCGAAAACGAAGCAATGACTGGAACCTACACTCAACACCCTGTATTTAGTAGAATATCCCTTGCTCTTATGGAAGATACGGGTTGGTATAAAGCGAAATATGAAATGGCTGAGGAATTAGATTGGGGTAAGAATTTGGGATGTCTTTTTGTTAAGAACAACTGTCGGGCGTGGATTGCGGatcaaattgaaaatcaaaaatcaaccgCCCCATTTTGCGCTACTTTAAAGCAGTCTCCTTTACATATGAGGTGTACACATACAAAACTCTCCTTAGCTTTGTGTAATCTTGTTAAATACACCTCTAACCTACCAAAAGAGTTTCGCTACTTTGATAGGCTAGGACAGATTCCTGTGAAAGATATCTACACATATGGTGGTGCTGTCGAATTAGCTGATTTTTGCCCATTTTATCAAAAGTTTACTTTGACTGAAGAAGATGGGCGTAAGAGAGGAACAACTTGCACGGTGGCTGAAAACGCCCCAACGAAGGATAAAAACTATGCTCTAGAGACGTACACTCTAGGTGCTAAGTGTATCCAACATGGTCGTCATTGGACAGCTAAGAAAGGTCTATTGACACGCACAATGCTTGACTGGGGTAGTGGATGTTACAAGTACGAATGCACCACTGATGGTTTGCGTATAATCATTGGAGATAAAAAGTATGTTTGTAAACAGCAAGGCAAAAAGATTGAAGTAGAAGGCTCGATGAATGGCTGGGCGGTAAATGGTTCACTGGTTTGTCCAAAATGTCGCGATTTTTGTCTTGACAAAAGATTTTGCGTCGGTTTTATAAATGACAACTCACCTCTAGCAAATTTTGAGACGTTAGACGGGAAAAAATCGTCTAGTCAATACATTATACCTTCATTTGCTTATGTTGTATtatgtttttatcttttatttttgtttatatag
- the LOC130645722 gene encoding antistasin-like, producing MNKVFLCATIIVAFVAFSNAECPKAKCKMACPNGFEKDKDGCEVCKCKKPECPKVQCRMKCADGFEKNKKGCEICKCKTKKVCPARKCIFPGKKRRCRNGFEKDENGCKTCDCKCPHARCTKFCFRGYKRDEDGCRLCECKPVVCRKRKCTRSCKNGYKVNRYGCQTCYCNRCPPLCRMKCEKGFVRKNGCRICKCRE from the exons ATGAACAAAGTTTTTCTCTGTGCTACG ataATCGTTGCTTTTGTGGCATTCTCAAATGCAG agTGTCCAAAGGCAAAATGCAAAATGGCTTGTCCAAATGGATTTGAAAAGGACAAAGATGGCTGCGAAGTTTGTAAATGCAAAAAACCAG AATGTCCAAAAGTACAATGCCGCATGAAATGTGCCGATGGATTTGAAAAGAATAAGAAGGGATGCGAAATTTGTAAATGCAAAACTAAGAAAG ttTGTCCTGCTCGAAAGTGCATTTTTCCAGGAAAGAAACGCCGATGCAGAAACGGCTTCGAAAAAGACGAAAATGGTTGCAAAACATGCGATTGCA AGTGTCCACATGCAAGGTGCACCAAATTTTGCTTCCGAGGATACAAAAGAGATGAAGATGGCTGCCGACTTTGTGAGTGCAAACCTG TGGTTTGTCGCAAACGAAAATGCACCAGAAGCTGCAAGAATGGCTATAAAGTAAACAGATATGGTTGTCAAACTTGCTACTGTAACA GGTGTCCACCACTTTGTAGAATGAAATGTGAAAAAGGTTTTGTACGAAAGAATGGATGTCGAATCTGCAAGTGTAGAGAATGA